Proteins found in one Brachyspira murdochii DSM 12563 genomic segment:
- a CDS encoding DUF2225 domain-containing protein: MSDEQPRISFIEKNPRTCPVCNGEFYHEMLLTGGGRLIAGKLRDDLRRTYEKSKKYGTVYPLIYVVVVCPNCLYAAFQEDFNLIDNKKKDEALETSKQREKYMKEFFGDDVDFKRNRTLIEGAASYFLAIDGYHYHGKDTAPTLKKALCSLRLSWTLEDLANVYPNENYDRLIPFFQYKASELYSSAIECMQNGKENFEKIKSFGPDIDNNFGYEGMLYMGALLGMDAAKFIPDPKVKAETLVQAKRKISKVFGSGKSSKSKPSALLEKIKELHVAITEELNELHEQYGIDVN, encoded by the coding sequence ATGAGTGATGAACAACCAAGAATATCGTTTATAGAGAAAAACCCGAGAACTTGCCCTGTATGTAATGGAGAATTTTATCATGAAATGCTTCTTACAGGAGGCGGAAGACTTATAGCTGGTAAATTAAGAGATGATTTAAGAAGAACTTATGAAAAAAGCAAAAAATATGGTACTGTTTACCCTTTAATATATGTAGTGGTAGTTTGTCCTAATTGTTTATATGCCGCTTTTCAGGAAGATTTTAATTTAATAGATAATAAGAAAAAAGATGAGGCTCTTGAAACATCAAAACAAAGAGAAAAATATATGAAAGAGTTTTTTGGTGATGATGTAGATTTCAAAAGAAATAGAACTCTTATAGAAGGTGCTGCTAGTTATTTTCTTGCAATAGACGGATATCATTATCATGGAAAAGATACAGCCCCTACACTTAAAAAGGCATTATGTTCTTTAAGGCTTAGTTGGACACTTGAAGATTTGGCGAATGTATATCCTAATGAAAATTATGACAGATTAATACCATTCTTTCAGTATAAAGCTAGTGAGTTATATTCATCGGCAATAGAGTGCATGCAAAACGGTAAAGAAAATTTTGAAAAAATAAAATCATTCGGTCCTGATATAGATAATAATTTCGGATATGAAGGTATGTTATATATGGGAGCTTTACTTGGTATGGATGCTGCTAAGTTTATACCAGATCCTAAAGTTAAAGCAGAAACATTAGTGCAGGCTAAAAGAAAAATAAGCAAAGTATTCGGTTCAGGTAAAAGCAGTAAATCAAAACCTTCAGCTCTTCTTGAAAAAATAAAAGAGCTTCATGTTGCTATTACTGAGGAATTAAATGAACTTCATGAACAATATGGTATAGATGTAAATTAA